The sequence CAGATGGGGACGGAGGCATTGGACACGAGTAGGCTACACCTGCTGCTGTTGTGCAAAAGTGGCACCGTTAGGCCTACATGGCAATAAGGGTCGCACTACAGAAGTCCGTCAGACTGAGGAGGCTCAAGTTTTAAATAATGAAGGTTTCagttatcattatttatttaaaaaataaattgaaatccaGCCAAGTTTTTATTAGTCAGCCTAGCTGTTTCTCCTCATGTCTGTAAATAAAGCAGGACCTGTTAATATAGGCATATTTGAAGCATTAATAGTGTCACCCAGATAGCAAAAGCTGTTAAATCAATGTTGAATCAATGTGGGGaaggttgattttacattgattcCACATTGATCCAACATCCTTTGTTATTTGGGGAAGGAAAACATAACATTGATTCAACGTtgctccaataataataataataataataataatcgaaaTAATATGTGGATTTTTGTACGGATTTCAACATTGTCGTTCTATGGCTGCTTTCCCCCGACTGCTCACGGCCACATCACATTGGCAAAGCGTGCAGAAATCGTGAAACAAGTCTCGACTGCATTTGGCAAGGAAGTTGGTCGCGGGGTgttctggagcctatctcagctggctttgggcaggaggcggggtacaccctggactggtcgccagccaatcgcagggcacacagagacaaacaaccatccacactcagacGCAcgccgagggacaattcggagagcccaattaacctgccatgcatgtctttggaatgtgggagaagacccacgcaagcacgggaagaacaaacaaactccacccaggaaggccggagcctggactcaaacccgagtcttcagaactgggaggcgacagTGCTAACCAGTTATCCACCGTGCCTCTTTCATCCCTTCAATATTGAACGATGTCCAGCGTTTTGGCATTTTCgctagtgctgctttttttttgcttgtataGCGGGCTACAGTCAAAGAACACGGGGAGGAGATGATGTAATCAGAAATCCACACAtggagctttgtttacatttattgaaccaatgatatacaagattttttttcactgacaCACTGCTGAAAATTAGGACTGCCCCCCCTAAAATTCGGACGTCTCGCCACCCTAGCCTGCTATCTGGGATGCAACTAGCGTTGATTGAGTCCTGCAGGAACGCTAGAGCTTGGTGGATGTCTGTCGGAACTTCTTGAGGCAAAACAGGCCCAGGCACTGTGACCTGAAACGCCGATCGAAAAAGGCGTAGAGGAAGGGGTTGAGGCAGCTGTTGACAGATGCCAGGGTGAAGACATACGGGAATGTTAGACTCATGAAGTGCTCAAAAGCGCAGGAAAACGGGAGCAGGTCCAGGTCATAGAGGGCTCCTATGACTCGGTACACATAGTAGGGCATGCAGCAGGCGGTGAAGACCACCACCACAATGGTGATAATCCTCAAGAGTCTCCACTTGCGTTTGTCCCCCTTGTGCCGGATGTTGAAGTGGCGCATGACGGTATAGCCAATCAACCCGTAGCACACCATCATGACCAGGAAGGGGAGCAGGAAGCCCACGGTGCTCAACATCAAGCTAAACCCTGCGTACCACAGCCTCATCTGCTGAAAACTGCTCGCCACCAGGCTGTAGTCCGggatgcacaaagtttggttgcTTGCGGGGTGTTGCCAAGTGGTGAAGAACACGAAGTTAGGCAGAGACAGGAGGCCCGAGAGCGTCCAGGCGGCGGCAAGGGAGGCGCGTGTGTGACGGCGAGTGCGCGGGCGGGTACTGGACGGCGAGCGCACGATAGCCCGGTAGCGGTCGAAGCTCATGCAGGTGAGGAGGAAGGCGCTGGTAAGCACGCTGAAGGGAAACATGAAGTTGGTCATCTTGCACATGAACAACCCCAAGCGCCATTGACCACCCATGATGAAGTACGCCACCAACACgggcatgatgatgatgtaggCCAGGTCAGCCAGGGCCAGGTTGCCAATATAAATGGTGGCCGCCCGCCACTTTGCCCTCGCCCGCCACACGGTCAAAAGGACCACGCTGTTGCCAGACAGGCCCAAGATGAAGATGAGTATGAAGGTTACTTGGACGAACGGCGGGGTCGCCATCCAATCGTCGGAATAATCGCATGTGGTGTTGTTCTCCATCTCGTAGTCGTCGTCGTGACGGCTCTCGGCTCTCTGTGGCTTTTCTCTTTTAGGCTCGGGGTTGCGTGGGTTGCTGCTCATGTGATATGAGACAAGCCTCTGAGCGCCTTTCGCAACACCACTTCCCCATTCCTAGTGGAAACACATTCACTCATTTGTAAAATACTGATTTGATTTGGTTTGCAGAATTACGCATGACAAAACATCCTCGACCAATGCAACCACACctgtatgaaataaaataaaacagctttGTGACTTTGCTCTCAATGTTATGACTTTATTTCTGTCGTATTACTTTTtctcataattattttttttttgtcttgtgtcTTGcaatattactttattttggtatAATTTaggactttttttctgatgtttattctatttatttatctatttattaattaaatatgtatttattcactcgccgaCTTTttgttattaactctttgactgccaaaaacgtttaatgatgtatgctaaaatcctaataaaTGCTGCCATAAACATTAATTGATGTTTactaaggttgttgttttttttgtttttttttctcaatgggcagtgcaacgtcttgtgcagcactgcctgctcaatgggttgtggaatcaaaaacacccactagctatggccagcagatggcagcattgtatctttttttcaatgggctcacggtatatgaaattacaatgaaacatgactgatATGTTGAAATTGAACGCTTTCAACTTTGTTCTCTTAATATTAACTCATAATATtataactttatttttgtagtaTTGATTTTCCTCCTTATCTAATATTACATTTTCTCATAAATGtgggaattatttatttatttttagtctcATACTTACGACTTTATACTTTGTAGTATTAATTTTTAGTGCAAgtttgtatgtgtgcatgtgcgtgcgtgcgtgcgtttgtgctgCCTCCTATATAGTCCAATACAGGAGTGGCAGATTCTATTGCATAATTGTtgcaaatgaagtcacttccctGTGTTTTTGTGAATACCAGCTGCAGCCTTCTTCTCAGCTTGCATGATGATTAGGCTAGGTTCAAACTATGCCCCCCTTAATCTCATtcgctgccagccattttcacagatgcaatctcattcgctcccagctgttttactggattttgactgattttccaaggcccacagaatattgtgttctattgaaataaacgcatggaacctatcaaaagaaagattaaagtctcttctttcaacaggaaaaaaaaaaaagaagtatatttctgtctgtttccgttttgcaattagcattagaagagactaagtttcatcagttttcacaaatctatttaaacttgtaattgagcttttttctacatggccctagttgatctcctttgctctgctggcacctgctggccgtttgtgtaataactataatttctgcaaccgtgctttgcagttgagaggctgcatcaaagccttatgtttgttctagcataacaaaaaacaaaacgtataaaaacttGAGTGAAAAATGGGCCATTCCTGCACCCCCGGCGCCAATTCTTTTTGtggtttcattttgttttgacattttatgattgctacattttgtgttaaaaagtaGATATCAGGTCTTTATCTTAAACCTGAAAATCTAATGTCTACCCCCAGCCTGGTCATTTGAAAAGGAAGCTATAAATAAGGTCAGAATTGATCAGTTTGTTTTGGTGACCAAAACCACAAGTCAAGGCTGATTCATTACAGCTTGCCGTTGTGGTGTCCATTTCGTCACTTTTAGTTTCAAGTATTTTTCTTATCTGCTAATCATTTCCATTTCTTAGTAATGACAGGAAAATGTGTCAAAGCATCAGTTCCTTGAAGGTTTAGTTAGAATGCTTGAAAGATTCAGCACAATTTCCTCTAAATAAATGTGACTCACAATTAAaagttctttttctttctttattggaAGGCATTTCACGACAGAATCTGGCAAGCCTGGGACAGGACCAAAACAAATATGAATGTTCTACTGGAGAAAACTTGCATCTTTTACCAGCGTTGGGCCAATTGGGGGCAAACTTTTAACTAAATTTAAGTTAGTGTAGTAAATGCATGTGGATAGCATTCATCTTGGTCATTTCTTTTCCAGGGCACTGACTCAATACTAACTGGACTTCTCCGTTTTTCTTGGAAGATGTCATCAGTTCATGCAACAAGGCTTGGTTAGGACAGACCAGCCTGCTCTGGTGAGGCTGAGTATTCTTCATTAATGGCTGTACTTTGACTTATTTTGAGGGAAAACTTAATTGACACTGTTACTGTATATTAACTCTACACTGACTACACCCTAAAAACGGATTGGTCAAATTTACCCCCTCAAAAAACTTTAAATTTGTCCAATCTAGCTGGTAGTTATGTGTCCGACAGATCCTTTGATTAAAACAACCGCTCTAGAACGGTAGGGattttcaaacaattatttatttatttatctatctatctgctaAAATCAGCTACATTCTTAGTTTAAACAGAAGATTCACTTGTATCcttgaaatgaaattattaatacATATAAAATAGTCAGAATATAGCTTAGTTTGTCAAGTTTTCGAAAAATCTGACAAAATAACTGACCATTATTTAAAGAGGGTGACAATATTATTGTTACATTAATAGCAATACGCGTTGGTTCACTATTTTGCAAGTGAACTAGTgacaataaatgaaaatatatatatgtaaaattaCCACAGGGTTCACAAGTcgatctgttgttgttgttgttgttgtttgttgctACATATTGACATTTCCCCAACCTCTCTCGAAAACTTCGACTATAATTAAAACAACTATACACAAGTCCGTCTTATCAACCAAGCGATTCTGCACACATACACCCATATATTTGTCCACTACATTGACACGATGCACGGCTTGTACATGcgtattattaatattactgGCAACTTTATTCTATGGTAGGACAAAATGATGCATATAACTGCATTGGGGGTATGAACTACGAAGGGGAATTTAGCAAGTTAGCGGGCCTTACTTCCCCGTTCTGGAGCGGGGTTCGGAGAAGACTACCACGCGCCTTCAACTCCAATCTGAAGGCACACGCTCATCTGAAAGGTCAGGATCCAAATCTGGCTTTTACTCGTCCTCCTCCAAATCGGTGTAATTGTCGAAACGATCGGTCCTCCTCCCGGTTTCCCGGTAGTCGTCCTCGCTTGACGCGGCCGGCGGAGCGTCGCTCACCCACTAAACATTGGACGTCCtgtggacgtgcagatcatgtcTGTATTACGTCGGTTGGTCGAAGACCAGTGCTGGACTACTAAGCGACGTGCAAATTAAGTCCATTTTTGGACGTCTAATTATGACCCCATTTGGACCATACGTGACTTTTTTGGACGTCAcaaatatcaatgttattgttatcaatattatttaatcaatttagtattattttttctgtgataaaactaatgtattgctatttatttatttttttaaattatatatctaATGCAGGTATTCACATAAGAACATGACAAAGCTTTTAGGTGCTTCCGGGTGGTGGAGTGGTTACGTCACTTGCCTTCAATGCAGGTGGTGTGGGGTTCGCTTCCCCGTCAGGGAGAtgatgtttgtgtcacacacaTGAAGTCAGGCAATAAATTAGCCTTCAAGAACAAtctaaaatcatttttattttaatgatctaATTTGGACTTACATTAGTCCTCATTTGGATGTCCTGAAAACGTAAATACGAAACGTCCAAAAGACGTAAATACGGAACGTCCAGAAGACGTTGAAAAAAAGACGTCATCTGGCGTCACAGTCTGCACCTTCAGCGGACCGAGATTGGACGTACAAGAATTACCTTAAAAAGACGTCCTTTCAACGTGTCTTTGCACAGTGGGCAACGGCTGCTTATTTGACGCGTTTCTTCGACGTGAAACTTGATCGCCGCCATCATCATTTGATAAAGATGCTTTTTCAGCCGAAAATAACTCATCTACTGttaactattttgtttttctgtcccACGCTCGAACTATTCCACCCGGCCAACGCatacacttcctgttttgttttcttctacaACATGATCTTTACGTGATCGTGGCTGTCTTTTATAGTTTTTGCCACCCGCTGGCTGTAGTTAACATCGCAGTCAAGCCTGATCCTTCACTCAGAAACTGTGTCAGACCCTCCTTTTACACTCTTGCATAAAAAGCCTTATGACGTATATAAACGTCATGTGTATTGAGAGAGTTAATGGACCCGGGGTAGAATTTGCAAACAAATACACACTTGTGGAGCGGAGACGCACAAGcagcatttttgtgtgtgactaTGACAGATATGACAGCAAAGGGAGAGAAGGAGCCAGACATCAAACTGTTCGTCAAGGTGGGATTGTTGATAAGTGTGGTGTGCAACACTGCAAATAAAAAGCTAATGTAGGCTCTGTACAggacatgtttttgttgtgttgattTCCCCTCGGGTGAACATGACACCAACATGCATGGACAATCACTTTTTATCCCTCTCACTGAATTATTAGCGGAGTACTTGAAATGGCCTTGGCTTTTGCAAATTAAGATTTCGCAAGTGTTTCTTTTTCAATTCCAAACCCACAAATAGAGATGTTTGGCTCTTTACcacaaatgaaaaatgattAGACAGCATCAGACCTGCATCACATTGACCCTTGTTTCTTTCAAgagatcatttatttttgataataaaTTAGGACAAGATAAGAAAATGGCAACATACGGAGCCCCCAAGGTGACGtggtagaaaaaaataataataataactttgcgttcccttgcaaacatctttgcgttcctcgcaatctttgcgagagaacgcaaagttttgttttgtttgtttttttcgcctaccatgtcaccttagctgcgccgtaaacacttccgggtcatcttccatgtgaacaaaagcgacgaggacggaACGTTTGTAACGTAGCATCAAGCTACATAAGGGGGCAAAGTATTATATACATAGTTGATAGCAGTAAAATGCAGTTCTGTTAAATACTACTGCAAACTACAAACAATGAGTGACAATAATTATCACTATTAAGCCAGACATTCTGATACAGTTCTTGAACTGGATCTTATTTGATTATGTAACTAATGGTGTGGATATATAACAGCAGTTCATATTTTGAGTGAAAATTGAAGAAGCAACAGATGTTGTGAGGTTATGGAAAAAGTAGCAAATTGTCATTAATAGAAAACCACAAGAAAAAGTGGTAGCTCCCAATGAGCATTCAGCCAAATAATGGAAGCAATGTGGATTATTCATGCTGGGTTTAGGCTCATATTATGTGTCCCGTTGCAGTAGTCTGTGCGACAACCGTTTGTATCAGTGAAAAGAAGACACTGCCTGAATTTTGTTTGTACCAGTAACTGTAAAGTTCCAATTGTGTGTGCGCAGGCTGGCAGCGATGGGGAGAGCATTGGAAATTGTCCATTCTCACAACGTCTTTTCATGGTCCTACGGCTGAAAGGTGTGGTTTTCAATGTCACCACAGTTGACCTCAAAAGGTAGTAAGTAGTCATGATGACACACTATCAATCTATTGCAGCACTGAAAAATATCTTCATTGTTAATGTCTCCTGAATTTTAAAGATTAAGTCTAAGGGCTCTACTAGTCTACACAGTATATTTGTAGATGGTGCTGCTGCGCTTGAGCGTAAAAACTTGCACATCTTGATTGTGGTGTTAGTGCAAGCCTTTGTCACACCGCGGTGAGGTTGTCCtgtctgggttttttttcttgtcatatcctgttttatttttgaagatCTTGACTCTCCTCTCATTTCAGGTCACTTGACCTTCCTCATGTGGTGTCAGTGTCAACACTGATTCCTGATTGTGTCCATCTGTTTTTCATTACCCTCATGTGTTAAAGTAATAAATGTTTTGAGATTGAACCTGGGAGCAGGGAAGGTGTCGGTGCAAGTCTTATTGGAGCTCAGTGAAGCGCTTGATACAGTTGATgataattagggctgtcaaatttaaagcgttaactctggagattaatttatattcattaaagcgttatttttattttatttttttaactcagttaACTCACTGTGCAGCCATACTTGGAAGAGTCAGTGATGGGAAGATGAATAAACTTGGACTATATGTAGTTTTACTTCCTGATTTACTTGCTTGCTGCTTCTTGGAGaacttttaaagttatttagccacaggtgcttctacttacAGGTAAACGAGCTCATAGAAGCACTtgtggctaaagtcaaactgtttcagggtttgcTCTCGAAGGACCTTGATTCCCCAAAACTGCCTATTAGTTGTATGCTTTTGGTGCATCTTCTCAGAGCAAAATTCCCTGCTCAAGTTACCTCTACGGGGCCACACCAATGCTCATGAGCAGAACTAAACCTGTAAGCGAGAAGTTCTGAGAATCGGTGGTCTGTTTTGACTTTACTGaagtaaatatctgttacaagTTTAGAAGGAAAATGTagaagcagaagtagaaaattaatcgcgattaattacagaaaaatgtgcgattaattagtGTAATAGTGTAATAATCAtgctgtctaatcagcatcttgatatgccacacctgtgaggtgggcgATTATGCTTACTAAAACAGATTTACACAGATTTGTGAGCAATATTTGAGGGAAATGGCCTTTTTTGTATGTAGAAAATGTTTTACATCCTTGAGtccagcaccaaaaaaaaaaaaaaaaaaaaaaaaaagggagcaaaaataatatttttgctctctctctctctctctctctctctctctctctctctctctctctctctctctctctctctctctctctctctctctcgtatatacatttgtattttcatgcacatacacacacaaaatatgtaTCTGGTCACAAAATTCCATAATAGAACTTAATGTATTtacaacaataaacaatatgCCTCACAATTAACAACACAGTGTAAAGGAAGTTTCTCTTTTCTGATTAGGAAACCAGCCGACCTTCATAACCTGGCCCCAGGGACACATCCACCGTTCCTCACATTCCACAGGGAGGTGCtgactgatgtcaataaaatagAGGAGTACTTGGAGGAAATGCTGGCTCCACCCAAGTAGGCCTGCACACACAGTGGTCATATTCCAAGTTCTAATCTaggtaaaaaagaaaagtctcAAGTCATACCGACCTGCTTTTCAGGTATCCCAAACTTGCAGTGAAGAACCATCAATCCAACACAGCGGGAAACGATGTATTTGCCAGGTTCTCGGCTTACATTAAAAACACAAGCCCTGCTAAGAATAAGGGTAAGTCGAAGCAATGAATTCTGTAAGCATTGATAATCCCTCTGTTTCTATTATCTTCTTCAACTTGGAgcatgtgttatttttttttagcattagaGCAGAGTCTCAACAAGGCTCTGGTGAAACTGGACGAGTATCTGTTGAGCCCGCTGCCCGATGAGGTTCACCTTGTTGATGGAGAATCTGCACGCAAATACCTGGACGGTGATGAGCTGACGCTGGCTGACTGCAACCTCCTTCccaaacttcatgttgtcaAGGTAATTAGTAGTGACGCGCCTACCTTGGTTGCCGCATTCATTATTGACCATGTGCTTCTCCAATTAATTTACAGGTGGTGGCGAAGAAATACCGCAATTATAACATCCCCTCCCAATACAGAGGTGTGTGGCGTTATCTTGACAACGCCTACAGCAGAGATGAATTCACCAACACGTGTGTAGCTGATGTGGAGATCGAGCTAGCTTATAAGGATGTTGCTAAAACACTTGGGAAATGAACTGCAAAATCCCAGTCTTGcttttttaattcataaaacGATTAATTGTGCATCTAACATGATTCCTTGTTGCACTTACCGTAACTCTGCTGCTTCTGAAAACAGACGTGCACGTCTGATACATGTTATTTCATGGAAATGCTTGTAATTTGTTATGAATCTTTTTTCAATGGTTAAATGGTTTGTGCTATAAGAGCGTTTTCACGTCACGTCATTCGGCGCGTCATTAACCCGGAAGTAGCCATTTTGGAGATACTCCGTTGTCCACATTCCGAGTCCGCACCACAACAGAGAACTTTGTTGAGGACAATGGTGAACCTTTGTCCATCAGATGTTGATTTTGATTAAAGTGTATTCCATATTCACTTTGCAAATAAAATACCATTAATCATTAATAGATggcaattattttgtttagtaactaaaacatatataaaaaaaaaaaaaacagattaaatGCTAAATGCATCAAGCTTGATTAGGGTGTTTCTGTGTTAATATTAGCAACTATCCGGTCTATACCTAGTGAGCTGTTTTCAGTAAAGGCAATGACACAAGTTTGTTACAATTCAACAATCAGAATGAAAACATAATAGTAATACAATAGCGGTCTCTAGTGGTGAGaacatccattcattttgttgCATATACTTGCCTGGACTGCAAATATGTAGCCTCAAGATATTTCTAAAAGATTTGCTATTTATAGTAATCATTGTTACTATATGGTTATGGAAGACAACATACAGAATGTCACTCAGCAGCTCACACATTTATTCAAGAAAGCCATTATAAATACAACAGTGTATATAAGAGTGTATTATAAATTATGCTATGGCATAACAAACGTTTCTTCAAactattgaaaaaataaatatatacataaattaattcaacataatttcaaacCACAAGTAAACCGTCTGAAGTGCAAAACTTCACACAGTTGACTGAAATACTTTAGaggtttctttccttttttaatcCAGACTATGGTACGTTGATGACTTGGTAATGTGTCTCCCTCACTCATCCACACACCATTTGGTTGTAAGCTTCCAAACCTTTGTACGATTGAAGGTATTCTGCTGTGTACAGGCTCGGCGAGAAAATCAGGTAGTTAGTTCACAATGTCGGGGCATGTAATTGAAGGAAGAATCGCCGGGTCGTCGTGGATCCAAGAAGAGGTGGCCAACTCATACGGATCTGTACCGCTGATAAGacgtatttttttccaaatcgcGGGCTTTTTCCTGTTGCCAAGTCCGTCCCTATATGCCTTAGCATCTTTGGTGGGCTTTGCCGAG is a genomic window of Festucalex cinctus isolate MCC-2025b chromosome 2, RoL_Fcin_1.0, whole genome shotgun sequence containing:
- the LOC144013505 gene encoding apelin receptor B-like isoform X2, with the protein product MSSNPRNPEPKREKPQRAESRHDDDYEMENNTTCDYSDDWMATPPFVQVTFILIFILGLSGNSVVLLTVWRARAKWRAATIYIGNLALADLAYIIIMPVLVAYFIMGGQWRLGLFMCKMTNFMFPFSVLTSAFLLTCMSFDRYRAIVRSPSSTRPRTRRHTRASLAAAWTLSGLLSLPNFVFFTTWQHPASNQTLCIPDYSLVASSFQQMRLWYAGFSLMLSTVGFLLPFLVMMVCYGLIGYTVMRHFNIRHKGDKRKWRLLRIITIVVVVFTACCMPYYVYRVIGALYDLDLLPFSCAFEHFMSLTFPYVFTLASVNSCLNPFLYAFFDRRFRSQCLGLFCLKKFRQTSTKL
- the LOC144013505 gene encoding apelin receptor B-like isoform X1 — its product is MSYFRLKKHLYQMMMAAIKFHVEETRQISSRCPLCKDTLKGRLFKEWGSGVAKGAQRLVSYHMSSNPRNPEPKREKPQRAESRHDDDYEMENNTTCDYSDDWMATPPFVQVTFILIFILGLSGNSVVLLTVWRARAKWRAATIYIGNLALADLAYIIIMPVLVAYFIMGGQWRLGLFMCKMTNFMFPFSVLTSAFLLTCMSFDRYRAIVRSPSSTRPRTRRHTRASLAAAWTLSGLLSLPNFVFFTTWQHPASNQTLCIPDYSLVASSFQQMRLWYAGFSLMLSTVGFLLPFLVMMVCYGLIGYTVMRHFNIRHKGDKRKWRLLRIITIVVVVFTACCMPYYVYRVIGALYDLDLLPFSCAFEHFMSLTFPYVFTLASVNSCLNPFLYAFFDRRFRSQCLGLFCLKKFRQTSTKL
- the LOC144013506 gene encoding chloride intracellular channel protein 5-like isoform X4, translating into MQQGLVRTDQPALAGSDGESIGNCPFSQRLFMVLRLKGVVFNVTTVDLKRKPADLHNLAPGTHPPFLTFHREVLTDVNKIEEYLEEMLAPPKYPKLAVKNHQSNTAGNDVFARFSAYIKNTSPAKNKALEQSLNKALVKLDEYLLSPLPDEVHLVDGESARKYLDGDELTLADCNLLPKLHVVKVVAKKYRNYNIPSQYRGVWRYLDNAYSRDEFTNTCVADVEIELAYKDVAKTLGK
- the LOC144013506 gene encoding chloride intracellular channel protein 5-like isoform X2, giving the protein MVGQNDAYNCIGGMNYEGEFSKLAGLTSPFWSGVRRRLPRAFNSNLKAHAHLKGWQRWGEHWKLSILTTSFHGPTAERKPADLHNLAPGTHPPFLTFHREVLTDVNKIEEYLEEMLAPPKYPKLAVKNHQSNTAGNDVFARFSAYIKNTSPAKNKALEQSLNKALVKLDEYLLSPLPDEVHLVDGESARKYLDGDELTLADCNLLPKLHVVKVVAKKYRNYNIPSQYRGVWRYLDNAYSRDEFTNTCVADVEIELAYKDVAKTLGK
- the LOC144013506 gene encoding chloride intracellular channel protein 5-like isoform X1; translation: MTYINVMCIERVNGPGVEFANKYTLVERRRTSSIFVCDYDRYDSKGREGARHQTVRQGWQRWGEHWKLSILTTSFHGPTAERKPADLHNLAPGTHPPFLTFHREVLTDVNKIEEYLEEMLAPPKYPKLAVKNHQSNTAGNDVFARFSAYIKNTSPAKNKALEQSLNKALVKLDEYLLSPLPDEVHLVDGESARKYLDGDELTLADCNLLPKLHVVKVVAKKYRNYNIPSQYRGVWRYLDNAYSRDEFTNTCVADVEIELAYKDVAKTLGK
- the LOC144013506 gene encoding chloride intracellular channel protein 5-like isoform X3 — encoded protein: MTDMTAKGEKEPDIKLFVKAGSDGESIGNCPFSQRLFMVLRLKGVVFNVTTVDLKRKPADLHNLAPGTHPPFLTFHREVLTDVNKIEEYLEEMLAPPKYPKLAVKNHQSNTAGNDVFARFSAYIKNTSPAKNKALEQSLNKALVKLDEYLLSPLPDEVHLVDGESARKYLDGDELTLADCNLLPKLHVVKVVAKKYRNYNIPSQYRGVWRYLDNAYSRDEFTNTCVADVEIELAYKDVAKTLGK
- the LOC144013506 gene encoding chloride intracellular channel protein 5-like isoform X5, with product MVLRLKGVVFNVTTVDLKRKPADLHNLAPGTHPPFLTFHREVLTDVNKIEEYLEEMLAPPKYPKLAVKNHQSNTAGNDVFARFSAYIKNTSPAKNKALEQSLNKALVKLDEYLLSPLPDEVHLVDGESARKYLDGDELTLADCNLLPKLHVVKVVAKKYRNYNIPSQYRGVWRYLDNAYSRDEFTNTCVADVEIELAYKDVAKTLGK